The proteins below are encoded in one region of Salvelinus fontinalis isolate EN_2023a chromosome 10, ASM2944872v1, whole genome shotgun sequence:
- the LOC129863235 gene encoding C-C motif chemokine 19-like: MSLRLAALLLLTSVLWSHAAANTDEAMDCCLTTTNAKLPRRVVKSFSIQRVSGGCRISATVFVTRKNLRLCAPPATNNNWVTKLIKQLKRKSQNGKARKRKNGKNSRH; the protein is encoded by the exons ATGTCCTTACGGTTGGCTGCACTTCTTCTGTTGACATCAGTCCTCTGGAGCCATGCAGCAG cAAACACAGATGAAGCAATGGACTGCTGCTTGACAACAACCAATGCCAAGCTTCCCCGCAGAGTGGTGAAGTCATTCAGTATCCAGAGAGTCAGTGGAGGATGTCGGATATCTGCCACTGT GTTTGTCACGAGGAAGAATCTTCGACTGTGTGCTCCTCCTGCCACCAATAACAACTGGGTGACCAAACTCATCAAGCAACTGAAGAGGAAATCGCAGAATGGAAAGGCCAGAAAAAGGAAAAATG GCAAGAACAGTAGACACTGA
- the LOC129863282 gene encoding phospholipase A2, minor isoenzyme-like, which translates to MEVNAVSRYAQATNLNYRALWQFRNMILCTMPDSWPILDYADYGCYCGKGGSGTPVDELDRCCEVHDRCYSDAMQHDECWPIIDNPYTESCAYDCDENLRKVTCKSNNDACEMFICECDRKAADCFARSPWNPEHEHFPSSSCQ; encoded by the exons ATGGAGGTGAATGCTGTCAGCCGCTACG CCCAGGCAACTAACCTTAACTACAGGGCCCTGTGGCAGTTCAGAAACATGATCCTCTGCACTATGCCTGATAGCTGGCCCATCCTTGACTATGCGGACTACGGCTGCTACTGTGGCAAGGGAGGCTCTGGTACCCCTGTGGACGAACTGGACAG GTGCTGTGAGGTCCATGACCGGTGCTACTCTGATGCCATGCAGCATGATGAATGTTGGCCCATCATTGACAACCCTTACACTGAATCCTGTGCCTACGACTGTGACGAGAACCTCAGAAAGGTCACTTGCAAGA GCAACAATGACGCCTGTGAGATGTTCATCTGCGAGTGTGACAGGAAGGCTGCGGACTGTTTCGCCAGGAGCCCCTGGAACCCTGAGCACGAGCACTTTCCCAGTAGCAGTTGCCAGTAA